In Bradyrhizobium erythrophlei, a single genomic region encodes these proteins:
- a CDS encoding sodium-translocating pyrophosphatase, translating into MTALWLIVLCGALSIVYAIWATMSVLKADAGNPRMQEIAAAVREGAQAYLRRQYATIGLVGVVIFALLAYFLGVLVAVGFAIGAILSGAAGFIGMNVSVRANVRTAQAATTSLAGGLELAFKAGAITGLLVAGLALLGVTLYFGFLTYSLHLAPDSRIVVDAMVALGFGASLISIFARLGGGIFTKGADVGGDLVGKVEAGIPEDDPRNPATIADNVGDNVGDCAGMAADLFETYAVTAVATMVLAAIFFAKTPILANMMTLPLAIGGICIITSIIGTFFVKLGASQSIMGALYKGLIATGVLSLVGVAAVIHTLIGFDKLAGVDFTGMALFECGVVGLIVTGLIIWITEYYTGTDYRPVKSIAAASVTGHGTNVIQGLAISMEATALPAIVIIAGILVTYSLAGLFGIAIATTTMLSLAGMIVALDAFGPVTDNAGGIAEMAGLPKEVRKSTDALDAVGNTTKAVTKGYAIGSAGLGALVLFAAYNQDLKFFIADSAQHPYFKGVNPDFSLNNPYVVVGLLFGGLLPYLFGAMGMTAVGRAAGAIVEEVRRQFREKPGIMQGTDKPDYGKAVDLLTKAAIKEMIIPSLLPVLSPIVVYFLIYAIAGGGVAGKSAAFSAVGAMLLGVIVTGLFVAISMTSGGGAWDNAKKYIEDGHYGGKGSDAHKSAVTGDTVGDPYKDTAGPAVNPMIKITNIVALLLLAILAH; encoded by the coding sequence ATGACAGCATTATGGTTGATCGTGCTCTGCGGCGCGCTATCCATCGTCTACGCCATCTGGGCGACCATGTCAGTTCTGAAAGCCGATGCCGGCAATCCGCGCATGCAGGAGATTGCGGCTGCCGTGCGTGAAGGCGCGCAGGCCTACCTGCGGCGCCAATACGCCACGATCGGCCTCGTCGGTGTCGTGATCTTCGCCCTGCTGGCCTATTTCCTCGGAGTTCTGGTTGCGGTCGGCTTTGCGATCGGCGCCATCCTGTCGGGTGCGGCCGGCTTCATCGGCATGAACGTGTCGGTTCGCGCCAACGTCCGCACCGCGCAGGCGGCCACCACCTCGCTTGCCGGCGGTCTCGAACTCGCCTTCAAGGCCGGCGCCATCACCGGCCTTCTGGTGGCGGGTCTCGCGCTGCTCGGCGTGACGCTTTACTTCGGCTTCCTGACCTATTCGCTGCATCTGGCGCCCGACAGCCGTATCGTGGTCGATGCCATGGTGGCGCTCGGGTTCGGCGCTTCGCTGATCTCGATCTTTGCCCGTCTCGGCGGCGGCATCTTCACCAAGGGTGCTGACGTCGGCGGCGACCTCGTCGGCAAGGTCGAGGCCGGTATCCCCGAAGACGATCCACGCAACCCGGCCACCATCGCCGACAACGTCGGCGACAACGTCGGCGACTGCGCCGGCATGGCCGCCGACCTGTTCGAAACCTACGCGGTGACGGCGGTCGCCACCATGGTGCTGGCCGCGATCTTCTTTGCCAAGACGCCGATCCTCGCCAACATGATGACGCTGCCGCTCGCCATCGGCGGCATCTGCATCATCACCTCGATCATCGGCACCTTCTTCGTCAAGCTCGGCGCGAGCCAGTCGATCATGGGCGCGCTCTACAAGGGCCTGATCGCAACCGGCGTGTTGTCGCTGGTCGGCGTCGCTGCCGTGATCCACACGCTGATCGGCTTCGACAAGCTCGCCGGCGTCGATTTTACCGGGATGGCACTGTTCGAGTGCGGTGTCGTCGGCCTGATCGTGACCGGCCTGATCATCTGGATCACCGAGTACTACACCGGGACCGACTACCGTCCAGTGAAGTCGATCGCGGCAGCGTCGGTGACCGGTCACGGCACCAACGTGATTCAAGGCTTGGCGATCTCGATGGAAGCGACCGCGCTGCCTGCGATTGTCATCATCGCCGGCATTCTGGTGACCTATAGTCTTGCCGGCCTGTTCGGCATCGCGATTGCGACCACCACCATGTTGTCGTTGGCCGGCATGATCGTCGCGCTCGACGCCTTCGGTCCGGTTACGGATAACGCGGGCGGCATTGCGGAAATGGCCGGCTTGCCGAAGGAAGTGCGCAAATCGACCGACGCGCTCGACGCGGTCGGCAACACCACCAAGGCCGTCACCAAGGGCTATGCGATCGGTTCGGCCGGTCTCGGCGCGCTGGTGTTGTTCGCCGCCTATAACCAGGACCTGAAGTTCTTCATCGCCGACTCGGCTCAGCACCCCTACTTCAAGGGCGTCAATCCGGACTTCTCGCTGAACAACCCTTACGTGGTTGTCGGCCTCTTGTTCGGTGGTTTGCTGCCGTATCTGTTTGGCGCGATGGGCATGACCGCAGTCGGCCGCGCGGCCGGCGCGATCGTGGAAGAGGTCCGCCGTCAGTTCCGCGAGAAGCCCGGCATCATGCAGGGCACGGACAAGCCGGACTACGGCAAGGCCGTCGACCTCCTGACCAAGGCGGCGATCAAGGAAATGATCATTCCGTCATTGCTGCCGGTGCTGTCGCCGATCGTCGTCTACTTCCTGATCTATGCGATCGCGGGTGGCGGCGTGGCCGGCAAGTCGGCGGCGTTCTCCGCCGTCGGTGCGATGCTGCTCGGCGTCATCGTCACCGGTTTGTTTGTCGCGATCTCGATGACCTCGGGCGGCGGCGCCTGGGATAACGCCAAGAAGTACATCGAGGACGGTCACTACGGCGGCAAGGGCTCGGATGCCCACAAATCGGCCGTGACCGGCGACACCGTCGGCGATCCCTACAAGGATACGGCGGGCCCCGCGGTGAACCCGATGATCAAGATCACCAACATCGTGGCGCTGCTCCTGCTCGCGATCCTCGCGCACTAA
- a CDS encoding outer membrane protein assembly factor BamE, translated as MIKSNLLGFARSCGWRGLRTAAAAALLCAVVSGCGEQFQKGYILPPGALEQIPIGASQDQVLIVMGTPSTVATLNGEVFYYISQRTERTIAFMNDKIVDQRVIAIYFDRNRQVRRLANYGLRDGKIFDFISRTTPTSGQEINYVAPLFKALNIGQSSN; from the coding sequence ATGATCAAGTCCAATTTGCTAGGTTTTGCACGCAGCTGCGGCTGGCGTGGTCTGCGAACCGCGGCCGCGGCGGCCCTGCTGTGCGCTGTCGTCAGCGGCTGCGGCGAACAGTTCCAGAAGGGCTACATCCTGCCGCCAGGCGCGCTTGAACAAATTCCGATCGGCGCGAGCCAGGACCAGGTGCTGATCGTGATGGGAACCCCATCCACGGTCGCGACGCTCAACGGCGAGGTCTTCTATTACATCTCCCAGCGCACCGAGCGTACGATCGCCTTCATGAATGACAAGATTGTCGATCAACGCGTGATCGCGATCTATTTCGACAGGAACCGCCAGGTGCGGCGTCTTGCCAATTACGGGCTGAGAGACGGCAAGATTTTTGACTTCATCAGCCGCACCACGCCGACCTCGGGTCAGGAAATCAATTACGTCGCGCCGCTGTTCAAGGCGCTCAATATCGGCCAGAGCAGCAACTAG
- a CDS encoding ubiquinol-cytochrome C chaperone family protein yields MLWPFKHFSKSRVPLRGTIEAIYGMIVTQAREPAFYRSLGVPDTVDGRFDLLVLHLWLVLRRFRSTSEAKDASQALFDRFCDDMDANLREMGVGDLTVPKRMQAFGEAFYGRAAAYDVAFGAGGDAPAKALCKNILNGEGMENARRLATYAQTVMARLDGLDAAAFEAAGWAFPAPAEG; encoded by the coding sequence ATGCTTTGGCCGTTCAAACATTTCAGCAAATCCCGGGTGCCCCTGCGCGGCACCATCGAAGCCATCTATGGCATGATCGTGACGCAGGCGCGAGAACCGGCATTCTACCGGAGCCTCGGCGTGCCTGATACCGTTGATGGCCGTTTCGACCTCCTGGTGTTGCATTTGTGGCTCGTGCTGCGGCGTTTTCGATCCACGTCGGAAGCGAAGGACGCCTCGCAGGCCCTTTTTGATCGATTCTGCGACGATATGGATGCCAATTTGCGGGAAATGGGAGTTGGAGACCTCACGGTTCCCAAGCGCATGCAGGCCTTCGGCGAAGCATTTTATGGCCGAGCGGCGGCCTATGATGTCGCCTTTGGAGCAGGCGGCGATGCTCCGGCCAAGGCCCTGTGCAAGAACATCCTGAACGGCGAAGGCATGGAAAATGCGCGCCGGCTTGCTACCTATGCGCAGACGGTGATGGCCCGTCTTGATGGCCTCGACGCGGCTGCTTTCGAAGCCGCCGGATGGGCTTTTCCTGCTCCGGCCGAAGGATGA
- a CDS encoding YceD family protein: MNPADPWRVPVIVAQIPDTGLHRAFEAGDATRAAMADLAGLREIVSARASFDLVPKSGGRVQVTGEVHARVGQSCVVTLDPIENDIDEVIDLLFAPPEQIRSLAALVDEVAQREDDEVPDPPEPIVNGVIDLGRLATDALFLAIDPYPRRPEAVFEPLAEVKDPAQHPFAALRTLQSGDQPAVAEKASRNALDDEEH; the protein is encoded by the coding sequence ATGAACCCCGCCGATCCCTGGCGAGTCCCTGTCATCGTCGCGCAAATCCCGGATACCGGGCTGCATCGCGCGTTTGAGGCCGGTGACGCCACGCGCGCGGCGATGGCCGATCTTGCGGGCTTGCGCGAAATTGTCTCGGCGCGCGCATCATTCGATCTGGTGCCCAAGAGCGGCGGACGTGTGCAGGTCACCGGCGAGGTGCACGCCCGGGTCGGGCAGAGCTGCGTCGTGACGCTGGACCCGATCGAGAACGACATTGACGAGGTGATCGATCTGCTGTTTGCGCCCCCGGAACAAATTCGAAGTCTTGCCGCATTGGTCGATGAGGTAGCCCAACGCGAAGACGACGAAGTTCCCGATCCGCCCGAGCCGATCGTCAACGGGGTGATCGATCTCGGCCGCCTGGCCACCGACGCCTTGTTCCTGGCTATCGATCCTTATCCGCGTCGGCCGGAGGCCGTATTTGAGCCGCTTGCCGAGGTCAAAGATCCCGCCCAGCACCCGTTTGCGGCACTGAGAACGCTGCAATCGGGCGACCAACCGGCGGTGGCCGAAAAGGCCTCCAGGAACGCGCTGGACGACGAGGAGCACTAA
- the plsX gene encoding phosphate acyltransferase PlsX yields MPKKVRIALDAMGGDVGPSVVIPGAAISLTRHPDTEFLLFGDRGVIDPQLAKHPALKAVASVIHTDVAVSMHDKPSQALRRGRKTSSMWLAIDAVKKGDADVAVSAGNTGALMAMARFCLRTLPGVDSPAIAAVWPTVRGDSVVLDLGATIGGDAHHLVTLAMLGSAMASVLFDLPRPTVGLLNIGVEEIKGREEVREAAELLRAMNLPQLEYTGFVEGDGIGRGAADVIVAEGFSGNIALKAAEGTARQISEFLREALSRRWLSKLGYLLAKPAFKALRDKLDPSKSNGGVLLGLNGVVVKSHGGTDADGFAYAVEVGYEMAKYDLLNKINQMLKLDGGTLVQASAAQEAVS; encoded by the coding sequence ATGCCTAAAAAGGTTCGAATAGCGCTTGACGCCATGGGAGGTGACGTCGGCCCGTCAGTTGTCATTCCCGGTGCCGCGATTTCGTTGACCCGACATCCCGACACGGAATTTCTTTTGTTCGGGGATCGTGGCGTCATCGACCCGCAACTCGCAAAACATCCGGCTCTCAAGGCGGTCGCTTCGGTCATTCATACCGACGTTGCCGTCAGCATGCACGACAAGCCAAGCCAGGCTTTGCGACGGGGGCGCAAGACGTCCTCGATGTGGCTTGCCATCGATGCTGTGAAAAAAGGCGACGCGGACGTTGCGGTATCCGCAGGCAATACCGGTGCGTTGATGGCGATGGCGCGCTTCTGCCTGCGCACGCTGCCTGGCGTCGACAGTCCGGCGATCGCGGCCGTGTGGCCCACAGTGCGCGGCGATTCAGTCGTGCTTGACCTCGGCGCCACGATCGGTGGCGACGCGCATCATCTGGTGACATTGGCGATGCTCGGCAGCGCCATGGCGAGCGTGTTGTTCGACCTGCCGAGGCCGACCGTCGGTCTGCTCAATATCGGGGTCGAAGAGATCAAGGGGCGCGAAGAGGTTCGTGAGGCCGCGGAACTCTTGCGTGCAATGAACCTGCCTCAACTCGAATATACCGGTTTCGTCGAAGGCGACGGCATCGGACGAGGGGCTGCCGACGTGATCGTTGCCGAAGGTTTCAGCGGCAACATTGCGCTCAAGGCCGCCGAGGGGACCGCACGCCAGATCAGCGAGTTCCTGCGTGAGGCGCTGTCGCGCCGTTGGCTCTCCAAACTCGGTTATCTGCTGGCGAAGCCTGCATTCAAGGCGTTGCGCGACAAGCTCGATCCCAGTAAGTCCAATGGCGGGGTTCTGCTCGGCCTCAACGGCGTGGTGGTCAAAAGCCACGGTGGAACCGACGCCGACGGCTTTGCCTATGCCGTCGAGGTTGGCTATGAGATGGCCAAATACGACCTTCTCAACAAGATCAATCAAATGCTCAAACTCGATGGCGGCACGTTGGTCCAGGCGTCTGCCGCGCAGGAGGCTGTTTCGTGA
- a CDS encoding beta-ketoacyl-ACP synthase III has product MTALRSVVLGCGSYLPERILTNAELASQIDTSDEWIVQRTGIRQRHIAAEGEFTSHLAINAARSALANAGVDAQSIDLIVLATSTPDNTFPATAVAVQNGLGIHHGAAFDLQAVCSGFVFALATADNFLRSGTFKRALVIGAETFSRILDWNDRGTCVLFGDGAGAVVLEAQEQSGLSSDRGILTAHLRSDGQHKSKLYVDGGPSSTKTVGYLRMEGREVFKHAVGMITDVIVAAFEATGLTADDIAWFVPHQANKRIIDASAHKLHIAPQKVVLTVDRHGNTSAASIPLALAVAVGDGRIKRGDLVLLEAMGGGFTWGSVLIRW; this is encoded by the coding sequence GTGACTGCACTACGCTCGGTCGTGCTCGGCTGCGGCTCCTATCTGCCGGAGCGGATCCTGACCAATGCCGAATTGGCGTCGCAGATCGACACCTCCGACGAATGGATCGTGCAACGCACCGGCATCCGCCAGCGTCATATCGCAGCCGAGGGCGAATTTACTTCGCATCTCGCAATCAATGCGGCGCGGTCGGCGCTCGCCAATGCCGGCGTCGACGCGCAATCGATCGACCTGATCGTGCTGGCGACCTCGACGCCCGATAACACGTTCCCGGCGACGGCAGTCGCAGTACAGAACGGGCTCGGCATCCACCACGGCGCCGCCTTCGATTTGCAGGCGGTGTGTTCGGGCTTTGTGTTTGCGCTCGCCACCGCCGACAATTTCCTGCGCAGCGGGACGTTCAAGCGGGCGCTTGTGATCGGCGCGGAGACATTCTCGCGCATTCTCGACTGGAACGATCGTGGCACCTGTGTGCTGTTCGGCGATGGCGCAGGCGCCGTGGTGCTCGAAGCCCAGGAGCAGTCAGGGCTGTCCTCCGATCGGGGGATTTTGACGGCCCATCTGAGATCCGACGGACAGCACAAATCGAAGCTTTATGTCGACGGCGGCCCATCCTCGACGAAGACGGTGGGCTACCTGAGAATGGAAGGACGCGAAGTCTTCAAGCACGCGGTCGGCATGATCACCGACGTGATTGTCGCTGCGTTCGAGGCGACCGGCCTGACGGCGGACGACATTGCCTGGTTCGTTCCACACCAGGCCAACAAGCGAATCATCGATGCCTCGGCGCACAAACTTCATATTGCGCCGCAGAAGGTGGTGCTCACGGTTGACCGGCACGGCAATACGTCGGCGGCTTCGATTCCCTTGGCATTGGCGGTTGCTGTGGGCGATGGCCGCATCAAACGGGGCGATTTGGTCCTGCTGGAGGCCATGGGCGGCGGCTTCACCTGGGGCTCGGTGCTGATCCGTTGGTGA
- a CDS encoding integration host factor subunit alpha: protein MTGTGKTVTRVDLCEAVYQKVGLSRTESSAFVELVLKEITDCLEKGETVKLSSFGSFMVRKKGQRIGRNPKTGTEVPISPRRVMVFKPSAILKQRINGHGAGTNGTKPA from the coding sequence ATGACCGGAACCGGAAAAACTGTCACGCGTGTTGATCTGTGTGAGGCCGTCTACCAGAAGGTGGGACTGTCGCGCACGGAATCATCCGCGTTTGTCGAACTGGTGTTGAAAGAGATTACCGACTGCCTCGAAAAGGGCGAGACGGTGAAGCTTTCCTCTTTTGGCTCTTTCATGGTGCGCAAGAAGGGCCAGCGGATCGGACGCAATCCGAAGACTGGAACCGAGGTGCCGATTTCGCCTCGCCGCGTGATGGTGTTCAAGCCATCGGCGATTTTGAAGCAGCGCATCAACGGCCACGGCGCCGGAACCAACGGCACCAAGCCCGCCTAA
- a CDS encoding MerR family transcriptional regulator has protein sequence MDKAPDAFRTISEVAEDLDIPQHVLRFWETRFSQIKPMKRSGGRRYYRPDDVDLLRGIRRLLYGEGYTIRGVQRILKEHGIASVQRLADASAVASFGAIEEVVGQSILDDDEAAPPIDLDDDDYDSSEESGVPRMAERRTSRRDVDSFDDEEAIAGVADIAPILDVARLKGALEDLIACRRMLDAALKDG, from the coding sequence TTGGACAAAGCGCCGGATGCCTTCCGAACCATCAGCGAGGTCGCTGAAGACCTCGATATTCCGCAACACGTCTTGCGGTTCTGGGAGACGCGGTTTTCCCAGATCAAGCCGATGAAGCGAAGTGGCGGCCGCCGATACTACCGGCCGGACGACGTCGACCTGCTGCGGGGAATTCGCCGTCTGCTCTACGGCGAGGGGTATACGATCCGCGGCGTCCAGCGCATTTTGAAGGAGCATGGCATCGCCTCGGTGCAACGGCTCGCCGATGCCTCCGCGGTTGCGTCCTTCGGTGCGATCGAGGAGGTTGTCGGTCAGAGCATCCTGGATGACGATGAGGCTGCGCCACCGATCGACCTCGACGACGACGACTATGACAGCTCCGAGGAAAGCGGCGTTCCACGGATGGCCGAACGCCGCACCAGCCGGCGAGACGTCGACAGCTTTGACGACGAGGAAGCAATCGCGGGAGTGGCGGATATTGCTCCGATCCTTGACGTGGCGCGCCTCAAGGGCGCGCTAGAAGACCTGATCGCCTGCCGCCGGATGCTCGACGCCGCACTCAAGGACGGCTGA
- a CDS encoding YodC family protein, with product MTALKPGDLVVLKSGSPVMTVDTVNTDVFDDDKVTGILCAWFVGNKLERARFDPGALVAAPSPDAQTEKAETRPVESAGAYKAILDEMAAAMNDPAEAPQEASKASTARPKQASSRKHAASDSATEVTGTH from the coding sequence ATGACTGCTTTAAAGCCGGGCGATCTTGTTGTCCTGAAATCCGGCAGCCCGGTGATGACGGTCGACACGGTCAACACTGACGTTTTCGACGACGACAAGGTCACAGGCATTTTGTGTGCCTGGTTTGTCGGCAACAAATTGGAACGGGCGCGATTTGACCCGGGCGCGCTGGTTGCAGCGCCGTCGCCGGACGCGCAAACGGAGAAAGCGGAAACCCGTCCCGTCGAAAGCGCCGGAGCCTACAAGGCCATTCTTGACGAGATGGCCGCTGCTATGAACGACCCCGCGGAGGCTCCGCAGGAAGCATCGAAAGCATCCACCGCGCGGCCAAAGCAGGCGTCTTCCCGGAAGCACGCCGCCAGCGATTCGGCGACGGAGGTGACTGGAACGCACTGA
- a CDS encoding methyl-accepting chemotaxis protein — translation MTKGFGGLLGLSRLNLGPKAALSAALLITITAAFLVGAGYWSLTRDFNARAVRDIDLSLRTLALAFGETYPDTKITIRDGVVERVEVPKMPEFADHRIVDRATSYVGGNATLFVFDDTTSQFVRRTTNVTKENGDRAVGTQLAADHPGQAMLRRGLAYKGPAMLFGRRFYTAYHPVFDPAGKVVGVTYVGIAMDELDGMLWQAIYAMAIAAGIAALLALGATALLVRRVTKPLKAVAASLTVLAEGRTDVEVKYADRRDEIGVIARTIDVFKTNRIERRQLEADRINAEKSATERRKSELNRFVEDFRTRIGGIIEQVMSSSHRFEKDAQQLSVTAHTTSEMSDQSADASRQASEHVRSAATASNELSQSIVEISRRVQDSNSVAAEAVKQANATDERMAELSAAGDRIGNVVKLITSIAEQTNLLALNATIEAARAGDAGRGFAVVAQEVKNLAGQTAKATDEISSHIDNMQRATGESVEAIKAIGQTIERISEITGAISAAVEEQGAATQNIAQGVQAAAGGTLDVAENIGRVAHGASETETTSGQMLQSAKSLSEVSIHLRDEVEKFLDSVRAA, via the coding sequence ATGACGAAAGGGTTTGGGGGCCTGCTCGGCCTGTCGCGCTTGAACCTCGGCCCAAAGGCTGCCCTCAGCGCGGCGTTATTGATCACAATCACTGCGGCGTTCCTGGTTGGAGCGGGATATTGGTCGTTGACGCGCGACTTCAACGCCCGCGCCGTACGCGACATCGATCTCAGCCTTCGTACGCTTGCGTTGGCCTTTGGCGAGACCTATCCGGACACCAAGATCACCATTCGCGACGGGGTCGTCGAGCGCGTCGAAGTGCCGAAGATGCCGGAGTTCGCCGACCATCGCATTGTCGACCGCGCAACCTCCTATGTCGGCGGCAACGCCACGCTGTTCGTCTTTGACGATACGACGAGCCAGTTCGTCCGGCGGACGACGAATGTGACGAAAGAAAACGGCGACCGCGCGGTCGGAACGCAATTAGCGGCGGACCATCCCGGACAAGCGATGCTTCGCCGCGGCCTGGCCTACAAGGGGCCGGCGATGTTGTTCGGCCGCCGCTTCTACACCGCCTATCACCCGGTTTTCGATCCCGCTGGCAAGGTCGTCGGCGTTACCTATGTCGGCATCGCGATGGACGAACTCGACGGCATGCTGTGGCAGGCGATCTACGCCATGGCGATCGCCGCCGGCATCGCGGCGCTGCTTGCGCTCGGCGCGACCGCGCTCCTGGTCCGCCGCGTCACCAAGCCGCTCAAGGCGGTTGCCGCCAGTCTCACCGTACTCGCCGAAGGCCGGACTGATGTGGAGGTGAAGTACGCCGACCGCCGCGACGAAATCGGCGTGATCGCGCGAACCATCGACGTCTTCAAGACCAACCGGATCGAGCGCCGCCAGCTCGAGGCCGATCGCATCAATGCGGAAAAATCGGCCACCGAGCGGCGCAAGTCGGAGCTCAACCGGTTCGTCGAGGATTTCCGCACCAGGATCGGCGGCATCATCGAGCAGGTGATGAGTTCGTCCCACCGCTTCGAGAAGGATGCGCAGCAGCTCTCAGTGACGGCGCACACGACCTCTGAAATGTCCGACCAATCGGCCGATGCTTCGCGGCAAGCCTCCGAGCACGTCCGCAGCGCCGCAACGGCGTCCAATGAACTGTCGCAGTCGATCGTCGAGATCAGCAGGCGCGTCCAGGATTCCAACAGTGTTGCGGCCGAGGCGGTGAAGCAAGCCAACGCCACCGACGAACGTATGGCCGAGTTGTCCGCCGCCGGAGACCGGATCGGCAACGTGGTCAAGCTGATCACCTCGATTGCGGAACAGACCAACCTGCTCGCCCTCAACGCGACGATCGAGGCCGCGCGCGCCGGCGATGCGGGCCGCGGCTTTGCCGTCGTTGCCCAGGAGGTCAAGAACCTGGCCGGCCAAACCGCGAAAGCCACCGACGAGATCAGCTCGCACATCGACAACATGCAACGCGCCACGGGAGAATCGGTGGAAGCGATCAAGGCGATCGGACAGACCATCGAGCGCATCAGCGAGATCACAGGCGCAATCTCGGCCGCGGTCGAAGAGCAAGGCGCGGCCACCCAGAACATCGCCCAGGGCGTCCAGGCAGCGGCCGGCGGCACCCTCGACGTCGCCGAAAACATCGGGCGCGTTGCGCATGGCGCCAGCGAGACCGAGACGACCTCAGGCCAGATGCTGCAATCGGCCAAGTCGCTTTCCGAGGTGAGCATTCACCTCCGGGACGAGGTCGAAAAATTCCTCGACAGCGTTCGCGCGGCCTGA